In Chryseobacterium gotjawalense, the following are encoded in one genomic region:
- a CDS encoding 3-deoxy-D-manno-octulosonic acid transferase, with the protein MFFYNLFIRLLISFMRIGAVFNYKLKKGLAGRRQSCDLVKAKFSPEDQVIWMHAASLGEYEQGLPVLEKLKDQYPDHKILITFFSPSGYENVIKKDTVADVVCYLPFDTEKWVKEFTSNFKTAIFFTVKYDYWYHLLDELKKQGAEIYVVSALFYETQIFFKAYGGWFAKQLKKNVDFFFHQTRHSTALAKGIGLRNSMTTGDTRYDRVRKLRERDNSVDFITEFTQGHKTIVFGSSWEAEERLAEIIASKNKDVKLIIAPHDLKRVAHLKTLFPAAILYSQITDKESVRFLNVKVLIIDCIGLLSKLYSYGDLAVVGGGFHSKGLHNILEAATFGIPVFFGNQYTKNPEADELIARNGGQSFEDEFFAAPYLLGLLKDDAGLKKMGNNARNFIEEQPVASEIILEQIVKKHQLKQ; encoded by the coding sequence ATGTTTTTTTACAACCTTTTCATCCGTTTGCTGATTTCCTTCATGAGAATTGGAGCCGTTTTTAATTATAAATTAAAGAAAGGTTTGGCTGGAAGAAGGCAGAGTTGTGATCTGGTGAAGGCTAAGTTTTCTCCTGAAGATCAGGTAATCTGGATGCATGCCGCGAGTTTGGGAGAATACGAACAGGGACTTCCTGTCCTGGAAAAACTGAAGGATCAATATCCTGATCATAAAATTTTAATTACCTTTTTCTCACCATCGGGTTACGAGAACGTCATTAAAAAAGATACAGTTGCCGACGTGGTTTGTTATCTTCCGTTTGATACTGAGAAATGGGTGAAAGAGTTTACTTCAAATTTTAAAACAGCTATTTTCTTTACCGTAAAATATGATTATTGGTATCATCTTTTAGATGAACTGAAAAAGCAGGGAGCAGAAATATACGTTGTCTCGGCGTTGTTTTATGAAACACAAATTTTCTTTAAAGCCTATGGAGGTTGGTTTGCAAAACAGCTGAAAAAAAATGTGGATTTCTTTTTTCATCAAACCAGACATTCAACTGCGCTGGCAAAAGGAATTGGCTTGAGGAATTCTATGACCACAGGAGATACCCGGTACGACAGGGTTCGCAAGCTGCGTGAGAGAGATAATTCAGTGGATTTTATCACGGAGTTTACACAAGGTCACAAAACGATTGTTTTTGGAAGTTCCTGGGAAGCGGAAGAACGGCTGGCAGAAATTATCGCTTCAAAAAATAAAGACGTGAAGTTAATTATCGCACCTCACGATTTAAAAAGGGTCGCTCATTTGAAAACATTATTTCCGGCGGCAATTCTTTATTCCCAGATTACAGACAAAGAATCTGTACGTTTCTTAAATGTAAAAGTGCTGATTATCGATTGTATCGGATTGCTTTCCAAATTATATTCTTATGGTGATTTAGCGGTAGTTGGCGGTGGTTTTCATTCAAAAGGGCTTCACAATATTTTAGAAGCAGCCACTTTCGGAATTCCTGTTTTCTTTGGAAATCAATACACGAAAAATCCGGAAGCTGACGAACTCATCGCCAGAAATGGTGGGCAATCTTTTGAAGACGAATTTTTTGCTGCTCCTTATTTACTAGGTTTATTAAAAGATGATGCCGGTTTAAAAAAGATGGGAAATAATGCCCGGAATTTTATTGAAGAACAGCCGGTTGCTTCAGAAATTATCCTTGAACAAATTGTGAAAAAGCATCAGCTTAAACAGTAG
- a CDS encoding C40 family peptidase: protein MNKGICTVSVAAIRAEQSHQSEMTSQLLYGETFDILESTGKFVKVKMDFDGYEGWIDAQQISDISEEYFLQRKTELVLNTVQMYNTSQGAILLSIGSEVNSDNAKPSFLKVETISETAKQFLNVPYLWRGRSFFGTDCSGFVQLIYKVHGISLPREAQHQSEIGEVLSFVEESKPGDLAFFENAEGKISHVGMMLDNQEIIHAYGKVRIDSLDSTGIFNKELNKHTHKLRFLRSIF from the coding sequence ATGAACAAAGGAATTTGTACGGTTTCGGTGGCGGCAATTCGCGCTGAACAATCTCATCAGTCAGAAATGACTTCGCAGCTTCTTTACGGCGAGACGTTTGATATTCTTGAAAGTACAGGAAAGTTCGTCAAAGTTAAAATGGATTTTGATGGTTATGAAGGTTGGATTGATGCACAGCAGATTTCTGATATTTCCGAGGAATATTTCCTTCAAAGAAAAACGGAACTGGTTCTGAATACCGTTCAGATGTATAACACTTCGCAAGGGGCAATCTTATTGTCGATAGGAAGTGAAGTGAATTCTGATAATGCAAAACCTTCATTTTTAAAGGTCGAAACTATTTCGGAAACGGCTAAGCAATTTCTAAATGTGCCTTATCTCTGGCGTGGCAGAAGTTTTTTCGGTACCGATTGTAGCGGATTTGTACAGCTTATTTATAAAGTTCACGGAATTTCCCTTCCAAGAGAAGCTCAGCACCAATCGGAAATAGGAGAGGTTTTAAGTTTCGTAGAAGAAAGTAAACCCGGAGATTTAGCCTTTTTTGAAAATGCTGAAGGAAAAATTTCTCATGTTGGAATGATGCTCGATAATCAGGAAATAATTCATGCCTACGGAAAAGTAAGAATCGATTCGCTGGATTCCACCGGAATTTTTAATAAAGAATTGAATAAACACACGCATAAACTTCGGTTTTTGCGCAGTATTTTTTAA
- a CDS encoding O-methyltransferase, producing MSFFEENCPEMDRYLESHTSAEPDILKRLRKETFQKTTQPHMISGYLQGRFLALLSKMLQPKNILEIGTFTGYATLCLAEGLSPEGKITTLDINEELAYLPRKYFNESEFAGQIDFQLKDAKVFLEETDAIFDFVFIDADKENYVEYFNLIKQKIKSGAVILFDNVLWYGKVLEEHPKQKSTQIIKELNDMVSKDENFENVILPLRDGLHLIRKK from the coding sequence ATGAGTTTTTTTGAAGAAAATTGTCCCGAAATGGACCGCTATTTAGAGAGCCACACCTCGGCAGAGCCCGATATTCTGAAAAGGTTACGAAAAGAAACTTTTCAGAAAACTACGCAGCCCCACATGATTTCCGGTTATTTGCAGGGAAGGTTTCTGGCGCTTTTGTCGAAGATGTTGCAGCCGAAAAACATTCTGGAAATCGGAACTTTTACCGGTTATGCGACTTTGTGTCTGGCAGAAGGTTTATCACCGGAGGGAAAAATAACCACTTTAGATATTAATGAAGAATTGGCTTATTTACCGAGAAAATATTTTAATGAAAGTGAATTTGCCGGTCAGATCGATTTTCAGTTAAAAGATGCCAAAGTTTTTTTGGAAGAAACGGATGCCATTTTCGATTTCGTTTTCATCGATGCTGACAAAGAAAATTATGTGGAATATTTTAATTTAATAAAGCAAAAAATAAAATCAGGTGCGGTTATTTTGTTTGACAATGTTTTGTGGTATGGAAAGGTTTTAGAAGAACATCCAAAACAAAAATCAACTCAAATAATAAAAGAACTGAATGACATGGTTTCAAAAGATGAGAATTTCGAAAATGTTATTTTACCTTTGCGGGACGGACTTCACTTAATCAGAAAAAAATAA
- a CDS encoding OmpA/MotB family protein, whose amino-acid sequence MNIGKIGAVLGMAVLMTSCVSKKQFDALNTNYNQCITNVGERQREIQDLKGINSGLASENALLKGQNDALKSSLDACLSNSGKGSANIDKLIGEINSSNKYIKQLISTNSKNDSLNLALSNKLKRSLDNIADNDVQVKVLKGVVMISLSDNMLYKTGDYNILPAAQDVLGKVAKVINDYDTYSVLIEGNTDNVPLSSNNLPKDNWDLSALRATSMAKVLQTKFGVNPARITAGGRSEYNPKTTNASVSGRAENRRTEIIIMPKLDEFMKLMDIAPVKN is encoded by the coding sequence ATGAATATTGGAAAAATAGGAGCCGTTTTGGGAATGGCAGTATTGATGACTTCTTGTGTAAGCAAGAAGCAGTTTGATGCATTGAATACAAATTACAACCAGTGTATTACCAATGTTGGTGAGAGACAACGTGAGATTCAGGATTTGAAAGGTATTAATTCCGGTCTGGCAAGCGAAAATGCTTTGTTAAAAGGACAAAACGATGCTTTGAAATCTTCCCTCGATGCGTGTTTATCAAATAGTGGAAAAGGTTCTGCGAACATTGATAAATTAATTGGAGAGATTAATTCTTCTAATAAATACATCAAACAGTTGATTTCTACCAATTCTAAAAACGACAGTTTAAACCTGGCCTTGTCAAACAAACTGAAACGTTCTTTGGATAATATCGCAGATAACGATGTTCAGGTGAAGGTTTTAAAAGGAGTGGTTATGATTTCTCTGTCTGACAATATGTTGTACAAAACGGGAGATTATAACATTTTACCTGCCGCACAGGATGTGTTAGGAAAAGTAGCGAAAGTGATTAATGATTATGATACTTATTCTGTATTGATCGAAGGAAATACGGATAATGTTCCATTAAGTTCTAATAATTTACCAAAAGATAACTGGGATTTATCAGCGTTGAGAGCAACATCAATGGCGAAAGTTCTTCAGACAAAATTTGGTGTAAATCCAGCGAGAATTACGGCTGGCGGACGAAGCGAGTATAACCCGAAAACCACCAACGCATCTGTTTCCGGAAGAGCGGAGAACAGAAGAACAGAAATTATCATCATGCCTAAATTAGATGAATTTATGAAGTTAATGGATATTGCTCCAGTAAAAAACTAA
- the tilS gene encoding tRNA lysidine(34) synthetase TilS yields MINPKTFQHALHELSADYRNAYFLLAVSGGADSMVLLHLFRLSDLKFQVAHINYKLRGSDSDEDQKLVQEFCKKHTIPFHLYEVSEKDNRPKNSIQDWARNIRYDFFRKIQQDQKLDFIVTAHHLNDQLETFIINLSKASGIKGLSGIPANDHNILRPLLGFSKQEIYDFAKENKIEFREDLSNQKNDYLRNKIRNETVPQLLQVNENFLENFGKSISYLNQSKNFIEEQISEIEKEIIIHQEDYLIMKKDLFFNQSDFVRFEILRKYGFNDSKEIEKIRKAKTGKKFISSEYQLVIDREILILKKIVNEIETLDKEEIILTLNDENQILIPDPVLSEINEFGKLDWKFNAAKILFPLKLRRKKEGDLFHPIGMIGKKKISKFFKDEKIPILAQQKIWLLCDGEDHILGVLPLRQDRRFAASKESPEIIKVKS; encoded by the coding sequence TTGATTAACCCAAAGACTTTTCAGCACGCTTTACATGAACTCTCCGCTGATTACAGGAATGCATATTTTCTACTTGCAGTTAGTGGTGGCGCTGATTCTATGGTGTTGCTCCATTTATTTAGATTGTCGGATTTGAAATTTCAAGTCGCTCATATTAACTATAAACTGCGCGGAAGCGATTCTGATGAAGATCAAAAGTTAGTACAGGAATTTTGTAAAAAGCACACTATTCCTTTTCATCTTTATGAAGTTTCCGAAAAAGACAACCGGCCCAAAAATTCGATACAGGATTGGGCGAGAAATATTCGGTATGATTTCTTTCGAAAAATTCAACAGGATCAAAAACTGGACTTTATTGTCACCGCACATCATCTGAATGATCAACTCGAAACTTTCATCATCAATCTTTCAAAAGCATCCGGAATTAAAGGATTAAGTGGAATTCCTGCGAATGACCATAATATTTTACGTCCTCTTCTTGGTTTTTCTAAACAAGAAATTTATGATTTTGCTAAAGAAAACAAGATTGAATTCCGGGAAGATTTATCCAATCAAAAAAATGATTACTTAAGGAATAAAATCCGAAACGAAACCGTGCCACAACTGCTGCAAGTCAATGAAAATTTTCTGGAAAACTTTGGAAAGAGCATTTCATATCTCAATCAATCCAAAAATTTCATTGAAGAACAAATTTCAGAAATCGAAAAAGAAATTATCATTCATCAGGAGGATTATTTAATAATGAAGAAAGATCTCTTTTTTAATCAAAGTGATTTTGTCCGGTTTGAAATTCTGCGGAAATATGGCTTTAATGATAGTAAAGAAATTGAAAAAATCCGAAAAGCAAAAACCGGTAAGAAATTTATTTCCAGTGAATATCAGCTTGTCATCGACCGTGAAATCTTAATTTTAAAAAAGATTGTAAATGAAATAGAAACATTGGATAAGGAAGAAATTATTTTGACTTTAAATGATGAAAACCAAATCCTGATTCCCGACCCGGTTCTTTCAGAAATTAATGAATTTGGGAAATTGGACTGGAAATTTAATGCTGCAAAAATCCTATTTCCTTTAAAGTTAAGACGAAAAAAGGAAGGCGATTTATTCCATCCAATCGGAATGATAGGCAAAAAGAAGATCTCAAAATTTTTTAAGGATGAAAAAATCCCTATTTTAGCCCAGCAAAAAATCTGGCTTTTGTGCGATGGAGAAGATCATATTTTAGGAGTGCTCCCGTTGCGCCAGGACCGAAGATTTGCAGCATCCAAAGAAAGCCCAGAAATCATAAAAGTAAAATCATAG
- a CDS encoding protein-disulfide reductase DsbD family protein has translation MKFKNWFILIVLFLFQGISAQIKDPVKFKYQINSLPNNEYEAVLTATIDKNWHIYSKDLPPDSGIPTEMKLSSKDGINLIGKVVEVGKKHDEFSEAFGAQIVYYSDKVLFKQKFALKNNGKPANIVAEITYQTCNDRVCLAPNTLEFEQKITPIAATETVSTTEEIIATTITGKNKDSIQTTEIQETTITTPIPAVQEGLKVASIDFANPQTDCGIVQERNSENFWTYLLLGFFGGLIALLTPCVFPMIPLTVSFFTKGSKDKAKGKRDAFIYGFFILLIFVLLSVPFHIIDGIAGNVFNQISTSVWLNIVFFIIFLFFAGSFFGYYDLTLPSSIANKSSKAEDAGGIIGIFFMALTLVIVSFSCTGPILGSLLGSSLTGSANIPMLLTFALAGFGFSWAIVFGLLALFPQALQSLPKSGGWMNTVKVVLGFIELGLALKFLSKADLVSKTFFLKRELFIVIWILISIGLVLYLFGKIKFPHDDKKAKISMTRKVIGVLGIGFIIYLIQGLFPGERPKLQYLSGILPPINVSYLHDEKDGILGMHPEHDYFKAIEIAKKENKPLLIDFTGYGCENCRKMEEFVWSEPDILPILQNEVILASLYVDDKEALPESEQTSVDMGNGQKKKVKTIGDKWSLFQQINFNNNSQPHYVLVTPDGKVINTPVSGYMPKEDFKAFLECGIAYFKTKKK, from the coding sequence ATGAAATTTAAAAATTGGTTTATCCTCATCGTCCTTTTCCTTTTTCAAGGAATTAGCGCACAAATAAAAGATCCTGTAAAATTCAAATACCAAATTAACTCATTACCAAATAATGAATATGAAGCCGTTTTAACCGCCACAATCGATAAAAACTGGCATATTTACTCCAAAGATTTACCGCCGGATTCCGGGATTCCTACCGAAATGAAACTCAGTTCCAAAGACGGGATCAACCTCATCGGGAAAGTCGTAGAAGTAGGTAAAAAGCACGATGAATTTTCGGAAGCTTTCGGCGCTCAAATCGTTTATTATTCTGACAAGGTTTTATTCAAACAGAAATTTGCACTTAAAAACAATGGAAAACCTGCAAATATCGTTGCAGAAATAACCTATCAAACCTGCAACGACCGCGTATGTCTTGCGCCGAACACTTTAGAATTTGAGCAAAAAATCACTCCCATTGCGGCGACCGAAACAGTAAGTACGACCGAAGAAATCATCGCTACTACCATTACCGGCAAAAATAAAGACAGCATCCAAACTACTGAAATTCAGGAAACAACAATTACCACTCCAATTCCAGCAGTTCAGGAAGGTTTAAAAGTAGCCTCTATTGATTTCGCAAATCCGCAAACAGATTGTGGAATTGTTCAGGAAAGAAACTCAGAAAATTTCTGGACGTATTTGTTATTAGGATTCTTCGGAGGATTAATCGCATTGTTGACGCCGTGCGTTTTTCCAATGATTCCATTAACTGTTTCTTTCTTTACTAAAGGTTCAAAAGACAAAGCAAAAGGAAAAAGAGATGCCTTTATTTACGGATTTTTCATCCTCTTGATTTTTGTTTTATTAAGTGTGCCGTTTCATATTATTGACGGAATTGCCGGAAATGTTTTCAATCAAATTTCCACAAGTGTTTGGTTGAATATTGTGTTCTTCATCATCTTTCTGTTTTTCGCCGGAAGTTTCTTCGGCTACTATGACCTAACGTTGCCAAGTTCGATTGCCAATAAATCTTCGAAAGCAGAAGATGCCGGCGGAATTATCGGAATCTTCTTCATGGCTTTAACTTTGGTCATCGTTTCATTTTCATGTACAGGACCCATTTTAGGAAGTTTATTGGGAAGTTCGCTTACCGGTTCGGCAAATATTCCGATGTTACTGACTTTTGCACTTGCAGGATTTGGATTTTCATGGGCAATTGTTTTTGGATTGCTGGCTTTGTTTCCACAGGCTTTGCAAAGTTTACCAAAATCGGGAGGCTGGATGAATACGGTGAAAGTTGTTTTAGGCTTCATCGAATTAGGCTTAGCTTTAAAATTCTTATCAAAAGCAGATTTGGTTTCCAAAACATTCTTCCTGAAAAGAGAATTATTTATTGTGATCTGGATTCTGATTTCAATCGGTTTAGTTCTTTATTTATTCGGGAAAATCAAATTTCCACATGATGATAAAAAAGCTAAAATTTCGATGACCAGAAAAGTGATCGGCGTTTTAGGAATCGGATTTATCATTTATTTAATTCAGGGATTATTCCCGGGAGAAAGACCGAAGTTGCAATACCTAAGTGGGATTTTGCCTCCAATCAATGTGAGTTATCTCCATGATGAAAAAGACGGAATTTTAGGAATGCATCCGGAACATGATTATTTCAAAGCCATCGAAATTGCGAAAAAAGAAAACAAACCTTTGTTAATCGACTTTACAGGTTACGGTTGCGAAAACTGCCGTAAAATGGAGGAATTCGTCTGGAGCGAACCAGATATTTTACCGATTTTGCAAAACGAAGTAATATTAGCCTCTTTATATGTTGATGATAAAGAAGCGCTTCCAGAAAGCGAGCAAACCTCAGTTGACATGGGGAACGGACAAAAGAAAAAAGTGAAAACGATTGGTGATAAATGGAGTTTGTTCCAGCAGATCAACTTTAATAATAATTCGCAGCCGCATTATGTTTTGGTAACTCCTGACGGAAAAGTAATCAACACACCTGTTTCCGGATATATGCCGAAAGAGGATTTCAAAGCCTTCCTGGAATGTGGGATTGCATATTTTAAGACGAAGAAAAAATAG
- a CDS encoding AAA family ATPase — protein sequence MNVFDLIINDREAVSLEDVFLNKYNHQNIQQLIKEYRYVDELTQYGLPVNNKILLQGHSGCGKTTTAKAIAHALGKPVMILNLSNVVCSRIGETSQNLKQVFDKAAREKAVLFLDEFDQIGKERGSDDKDVGEMRRLVNTIIQLIDYYPANALLIAATNHAEIIDIALLRRFQLRINFEMPNDSVLDSYYEKLLRPFPEHLKNFDRLYHVSFAEAKDYAFTNIKALLIAKLEKEEKPL from the coding sequence ATGAATGTATTCGACCTTATTATCAATGACAGAGAAGCCGTTTCTTTAGAAGATGTTTTTCTGAATAAATACAATCACCAAAATATTCAGCAACTCATCAAAGAATACCGATATGTTGACGAACTCACCCAATACGGTTTGCCGGTGAATAACAAAATTCTCCTGCAGGGACATTCCGGCTGCGGAAAAACCACGACCGCAAAAGCCATCGCTCACGCACTTGGGAAGCCGGTCATGATTTTAAACCTGAGCAATGTAGTCTGTTCCAGAATTGGGGAGACTTCACAGAATCTTAAACAGGTTTTCGATAAAGCTGCCCGGGAAAAAGCAGTTCTTTTCCTGGATGAATTCGACCAAATCGGTAAGGAGAGAGGAAGCGATGATAAAGATGTCGGCGAAATGCGAAGACTGGTCAATACAATTATTCAGCTCATCGATTATTATCCGGCCAATGCTCTGCTTATCGCCGCTACCAATCACGCCGAAATTATCGATATTGCTTTGTTGAGAAGATTTCAGCTCCGAATTAATTTCGAAATGCCGAACGATTCTGTTTTGGACTCTTACTATGAAAAGCTTTTGAGACCTTTTCCCGAACATCTGAAAAATTTTGACCGATTGTATCATGTTTCCTTTGCCGAAGCGAAAGATTATGCTTTTACGAATATAAAGGCTTTACTGATTGCGAAATTAGAAAAGGAAGAAAAACCACTTTAA
- a CDS encoding helix-turn-helix domain-containing protein: MMKPIKSEKQYDEALKRIYALMQEDIVAESKDSDELEFLSILVKEYERENYPVEKPLPLDAIKFRMDQMNITEADLSEILGARSRKSEIFSGKRKLSLSMIRKLKEKLNISADILIQEY; this comes from the coding sequence ATGATGAAGCCAATAAAAAGTGAAAAACAATACGATGAAGCTCTAAAAAGAATCTATGCACTAATGCAAGAAGATATTGTGGCTGAGTCAAAAGATTCTGATGAGTTAGAATTTCTTTCTATTCTGGTTAAAGAATATGAGCGGGAAAACTATCCCGTGGAGAAGCCATTGCCTTTAGATGCAATAAAATTCCGTATGGATCAAATGAATATTACTGAAGCAGATTTGTCTGAGATTTTGGGAGCACGTTCCAGAAAATCTGAAATATTTTCTGGCAAAAGAAAGTTAAGTCTTTCAATGATCAGAAAATTAAAAGAAAAACTAAATATTTCGGCCGATATTCTTATTCAGGAATATTAG
- a CDS encoding type II toxin-antitoxin system HigB family toxin, with product MKKFREDFPQAEQALLSWHREVEIANWKSPNDLKNQYRNASVLNEKRVVFNINGNSYRLIVDIEYRLQIVFIVWFGTHKSYDKIDAKKVNYDEANKK from the coding sequence TTGAAAAAATTCCGGGAAGATTTTCCACAAGCTGAGCAGGCTTTGTTGTCATGGCATAGAGAAGTCGAAATAGCGAATTGGAAAAGTCCAAATGATTTAAAAAATCAATACAGGAACGCTTCTGTTCTGAATGAAAAAAGAGTGGTTTTTAATATTAATGGCAATTCATATCGTTTAATTGTGGACATAGAATATCGCTTACAAATTGTTTTCATAGTTTGGTTCGGTACCCACAAAAGCTATGATAAAATAGATGCAAAAAAAGTAAATTATGATGAAGCCAATAAAAAGTGA
- a CDS encoding PspC family transcriptional regulator, whose product MLNNLRHKMERQWFGVLTRMGAKLGIPVSKLRVFFIYSTFATAGVFFLIYLGLAFTLWIKDMFITRRPNVFDL is encoded by the coding sequence ATGCTGAATAATTTAAGACATAAAATGGAAAGACAATGGTTTGGAGTACTCACAAGAATGGGCGCCAAACTGGGAATTCCTGTTTCTAAACTTCGGGTATTTTTTATCTATTCCACTTTTGCAACTGCGGGCGTTTTCTTTCTCATTTATTTAGGTTTAGCCTTTACCCTTTGGATTAAGGATATGTTTATCACCCGACGGCCAAACGTTTTTGATTTATAA
- a CDS encoding GNAT family N-acetyltransferase gives MIWLEELQTRKKLSRIYSAYESTFPEDERRDQEQFLALLKNPDCFIFAVKNDNDSVGYLILWKLENASFLEHFEVFEEYRNLKLGSQILAKLKEKFGNIVLESEPKSLGEMAERRINFYIRNGFSIISEDYIQPSYGIGKNSINLFLLSNFAVENVKDIEEELHSKVYQL, from the coding sequence ATGATTTGGCTTGAAGAATTGCAAACGCGTAAAAAACTTTCCAGGATTTATTCTGCTTACGAAAGTACTTTTCCGGAAGACGAACGAAGAGATCAGGAACAATTTCTCGCCTTATTAAAAAATCCCGACTGTTTTATTTTCGCGGTAAAGAACGATAATGATTCTGTCGGTTATTTAATTCTTTGGAAACTAGAAAACGCCAGTTTTTTAGAACATTTCGAAGTCTTTGAAGAATATCGTAATCTGAAATTAGGTTCGCAGATTTTGGCAAAATTAAAGGAAAAATTTGGCAATATCGTTTTAGAATCTGAACCGAAGTCTTTAGGTGAAATGGCAGAAAGAAGGATTAATTTTTACATCAGAAACGGTTTCTCGATTATTTCGGAGGATTATATCCAACCGAGTTACGGGATTGGCAAGAATTCAATCAATTTATTTTTGCTGAGTAATTTTGCCGTGGAAAACGTGAAGGATATTGAAGAAGAACTGCATTCTAAAGTTTATCAATTGTGA
- a CDS encoding SIMPL domain-containing protein — protein MNKNIIAIAIAAAGFIIGLAFLGSAIKNRNRADNTISVTGLGSNKFTSDLITWSGNFSRNSFELKSAYDELANDKKIIENYLVSKGIPKDKMVFSAVDIQKQFTYTNDSNGSSHQTFAGYQLSQTVSINSKEVAKIENLSRNITEIINLGIEFTSSPPNYFYTKLADVKQQMIADATKDAKQRAEKIAENSGSKLGHLKKATMGVTQITAPNSTEEYSYGGTFNTSAKDKEASITIKLEYEVD, from the coding sequence ATGAATAAAAATATTATCGCCATCGCCATTGCGGCAGCAGGTTTCATCATCGGTCTTGCATTTTTAGGCAGCGCCATTAAAAATAGAAATAGAGCGGATAATACCATTTCTGTTACCGGATTGGGAAGTAATAAATTTACCTCAGACCTTATTACCTGGAGTGGCAATTTTTCCCGTAACAGTTTCGAATTGAAATCCGCTTACGACGAATTGGCAAACGATAAAAAGATCATTGAAAATTATTTGGTGTCCAAAGGAATTCCGAAAGATAAGATGGTTTTTTCGGCGGTAGATATTCAGAAACAATTCACGTATACCAATGATTCTAATGGATCCAGTCATCAGACTTTTGCAGGTTACCAACTTTCACAAACTGTTTCTATCAACAGCAAAGAGGTGGCGAAAATCGAAAATCTTTCCCGAAACATTACCGAGATTATCAATTTAGGAATCGAATTTACTTCTTCTCCACCGAATTATTTCTATACTAAATTAGCAGACGTAAAACAGCAGATGATTGCCGATGCAACAAAAGATGCCAAACAGCGCGCAGAAAAAATTGCCGAAAATTCCGGTTCAAAATTGGGACATTTGAAAAAAGCTACGATGGGTGTTACTCAAATCACCGCTCCTAATTCCACAGAAGAATATTCTTACGGCGGAACTTTCAATACTTCGGCCAAAGACAAGGAGGCGAGTATTACAATTAAGCTGGAATATGAGGTTGATTAA
- a CDS encoding carboxypeptidase-like regulatory domain-containing protein — MRRIFGIFCLIFSFSSLVAQQVSGTVTDEEKNPLPAVLVFNMKTEKKGYTDLNGQFTIDAAANDELRFIRQGFQRGSRIVNSPDFYAPFTIAIIRSIQEIEEVKIPPVRLTGDLNRDAGNLSKFDKVAQLQREIGVPGPPEKPRETPPPTLEKVGILAFAASNLNLNTLYKNISGDGRRMRQLYKYEDLQDNISWIRGKVGDEYFIKMEIPGEKIAEFLQFSIGIKPEINKYIKAGNLSKVLFIIEETLPQYLNR; from the coding sequence ATGAGGAGAATCTTCGGTATTTTTTGTTTAATATTTTCTTTTTCATCGCTGGTTGCTCAGCAAGTTTCGGGAACGGTAACCGATGAAGAGAAAAACCCACTTCCTGCAGTTTTGGTTTTTAATATGAAAACCGAGAAAAAAGGATACACAGATCTCAACGGTCAATTTACGATTGACGCCGCTGCAAATGATGAATTACGGTTCATCCGACAGGGTTTTCAACGAGGTTCTAGAATCGTGAATTCCCCAGATTTTTATGCTCCATTTACAATCGCCATTATTCGGAGCATTCAGGAAATTGAAGAAGTGAAAATTCCGCCTGTTCGATTGACCGGTGATTTGAATCGAGATGCGGGAAATTTAAGCAAATTTGATAAAGTCGCACAGCTTCAAAGAGAAATCGGCGTTCCGGGACCGCCCGAAAAACCAAGAGAAACACCACCTCCGACACTTGAAAAAGTTGGGATTTTGGCTTTTGCTGCAAGTAATTTAAATCTTAATACTTTATACAAAAATATTTCCGGCGATGGCAGAAGAATGCGACAGCTATATAAGTATGAAGATCTTCAGGATAATATTTCATGGATCAGGGGAAAAGTAGGCGATGAATATTTTATCAAAATGGAAATTCCTGGCGAAAAGATAGCAGAATTCCTTCAGTTTTCAATCGGTATTAAACCTGAAATCAATAAATATATCAAAGCAGGAAATCTCTCAAAAGTACTTTTTATCATAGAAGAAACGCTTCCGCAATATTTAAACAGATAA